A genomic region of Cannabis sativa cultivar Pink pepper isolate KNU-18-1 chromosome 1, ASM2916894v1, whole genome shotgun sequence contains the following coding sequences:
- the LOC115707441 gene encoding BTB/POZ domain-containing protein At4g08455 isoform X3 translates to MAFGPTTQLPTVTGEGDYEMDMESESDSDAETMRCISCQEDYDAHDGGTCKECYDEANDTEEDLKREIEDLRAKVAFLKLCDSMDYPNHYSTAPTPYSTRFSDVILVALEGTSGAPAPAVPAHKAVLASRSPVFRAMLENEMEESRSGTIKINDVSYEALRAFVNYLYTADADFNEHMAYSLLVLAEKYQHNAKLVLEASLSMITENMDKLTKREEFLELKEKDPHLIVEIYEASLSKQVNTAACKDSSQKS, encoded by the exons ATGGCATTCGGTCCGACCACCCAACTTCCTACCGTTACCGGAGAAG GAGATTACGAGATGGATATGGAGTCAGAGTCAGATTCAGATGCGGAGACGATGAGGTGCATATCGTGTCAGGAGGACTACGACGCACATGATGGTGGCACCTGCAAGGAGTGCTACGACGAGGCCAACGATACGGAGGAGGATCTCAAGCGCGAGATCGAAGACCTCAGAGCCAAGGTCGCTTTTCTTAAGCTCTGTGATTCGATGGATTATCCCAACCATTACTCCACTGCCCCTACGCCCTATTCTACTCGCTTCTCCGACGTCATTTTGGTTGCATTGGAAGGTACTTCCGGTGCTCCTGCCCCGGCCGTCCCGGCTCATAAGGCTGTTCTG GCAAGTCGTTCCCCAGTATTCAGAGCCATGCTCGAGAATGAAATGGAAGAAAGTAGAAGCGGCACCATAAAGATCAACGATGTATCATACGAGGCCCTTCGTGCTTTTGTCAACTATTTGTACACAGCTGACGCTGATTTTAATGAGCATATGGCCTATTCCCTGCTAGTGTTAGCTGAAAAATATCAG CACAATGCTAAGCTTGTCCTCGAGGCATCCTTGTCAATGATAACGGAGAACATGGACAAGCTTACAAAAAGGGAGGAGTTTTTGGAGCTTAAGGAGAAAGATCCACACCTTATAGTTGAAATCTATGAAGCTTCTCTCTCAAAACAAGTCAATACAGCAGCCTGTAAAGATTCTTCTCAAAAGTCATAG
- the LOC115707441 gene encoding BTB/POZ domain-containing protein At4g08455 isoform X2 — protein MAFGPTTQLPTVTGEDYEMDMESESDSDAETMRCISCQEDYDAHDGGTCKECYDEANDTEEDLKREIEDLRAKVAFLKLCDSMDYPNHYSTAPTPYSTRFSDVILVALEGTSGAPAPAVPAHKAVLASRSPVFRAMLENEMEESRSGTIKINDVSYEALRAFVNYLYTADADFNEHMAYSLLVLAEKYQVNHLKICCERFLISTLNWDNLIGSYAFAHQHNAKLVLEASLSMITENMDKLTKREEFLELKEKDPHLIVEIYEASLSKQVNTAACKDSSQKS, from the exons ATGGCATTCGGTCCGACCACCCAACTTCCTACCGTTACCGGAGAAG ATTACGAGATGGATATGGAGTCAGAGTCAGATTCAGATGCGGAGACGATGAGGTGCATATCGTGTCAGGAGGACTACGACGCACATGATGGTGGCACCTGCAAGGAGTGCTACGACGAGGCCAACGATACGGAGGAGGATCTCAAGCGCGAGATCGAAGACCTCAGAGCCAAGGTCGCTTTTCTTAAGCTCTGTGATTCGATGGATTATCCCAACCATTACTCCACTGCCCCTACGCCCTATTCTACTCGCTTCTCCGACGTCATTTTGGTTGCATTGGAAGGTACTTCCGGTGCTCCTGCCCCGGCCGTCCCGGCTCATAAGGCTGTTCTG GCAAGTCGTTCCCCAGTATTCAGAGCCATGCTCGAGAATGAAATGGAAGAAAGTAGAAGCGGCACCATAAAGATCAACGATGTATCATACGAGGCCCTTCGTGCTTTTGTCAACTATTTGTACACAGCTGACGCTGATTTTAATGAGCATATGGCCTATTCCCTGCTAGTGTTAGCTGAAAAATATCAGGTAAATCATCTCAAGATCTGTTGTGAGAGGTTTCTGATATCCACTCTAAACTGGGATAATTTAATTGGGAGCTATGCCTTTGCCCACCAGCACAATGCTAAGCTTGTCCTCGAGGCATCCTTGTCAATGATAACGGAGAACATGGACAAGCTTACAAAAAGGGAGGAGTTTTTGGAGCTTAAGGAGAAAGATCCACACCTTATAGTTGAAATCTATGAAGCTTCTCTCTCAAAACAAGTCAATACAGCAGCCTGTAAAGATTCTTCTCAAAAGTCATAG
- the LOC115707441 gene encoding BTB/POZ domain-containing protein At4g08455 isoform X1, with protein sequence MAFGPTTQLPTVTGEGDYEMDMESESDSDAETMRCISCQEDYDAHDGGTCKECYDEANDTEEDLKREIEDLRAKVAFLKLCDSMDYPNHYSTAPTPYSTRFSDVILVALEGTSGAPAPAVPAHKAVLASRSPVFRAMLENEMEESRSGTIKINDVSYEALRAFVNYLYTADADFNEHMAYSLLVLAEKYQVNHLKICCERFLISTLNWDNLIGSYAFAHQHNAKLVLEASLSMITENMDKLTKREEFLELKEKDPHLIVEIYEASLSKQVNTAACKDSSQKS encoded by the exons ATGGCATTCGGTCCGACCACCCAACTTCCTACCGTTACCGGAGAAG GAGATTACGAGATGGATATGGAGTCAGAGTCAGATTCAGATGCGGAGACGATGAGGTGCATATCGTGTCAGGAGGACTACGACGCACATGATGGTGGCACCTGCAAGGAGTGCTACGACGAGGCCAACGATACGGAGGAGGATCTCAAGCGCGAGATCGAAGACCTCAGAGCCAAGGTCGCTTTTCTTAAGCTCTGTGATTCGATGGATTATCCCAACCATTACTCCACTGCCCCTACGCCCTATTCTACTCGCTTCTCCGACGTCATTTTGGTTGCATTGGAAGGTACTTCCGGTGCTCCTGCCCCGGCCGTCCCGGCTCATAAGGCTGTTCTG GCAAGTCGTTCCCCAGTATTCAGAGCCATGCTCGAGAATGAAATGGAAGAAAGTAGAAGCGGCACCATAAAGATCAACGATGTATCATACGAGGCCCTTCGTGCTTTTGTCAACTATTTGTACACAGCTGACGCTGATTTTAATGAGCATATGGCCTATTCCCTGCTAGTGTTAGCTGAAAAATATCAGGTAAATCATCTCAAGATCTGTTGTGAGAGGTTTCTGATATCCACTCTAAACTGGGATAATTTAATTGGGAGCTATGCCTTTGCCCACCAGCACAATGCTAAGCTTGTCCTCGAGGCATCCTTGTCAATGATAACGGAGAACATGGACAAGCTTACAAAAAGGGAGGAGTTTTTGGAGCTTAAGGAGAAAGATCCACACCTTATAGTTGAAATCTATGAAGCTTCTCTCTCAAAACAAGTCAATACAGCAGCCTGTAAAGATTCTTCTCAAAAGTCATAG
- the LOC115707441 gene encoding BTB/POZ domain-containing protein At4g08455 isoform X4 produces the protein MDMESESDSDAETMRCISCQEDYDAHDGGTCKECYDEANDTEEDLKREIEDLRAKVAFLKLCDSMDYPNHYSTAPTPYSTRFSDVILVALEGTSGAPAPAVPAHKAVLASRSPVFRAMLENEMEESRSGTIKINDVSYEALRAFVNYLYTADADFNEHMAYSLLVLAEKYQVNHLKICCERFLISTLNWDNLIGSYAFAHQHNAKLVLEASLSMITENMDKLTKREEFLELKEKDPHLIVEIYEASLSKQVNTAACKDSSQKS, from the exons ATGGATATGGAGTCAGAGTCAGATTCAGATGCGGAGACGATGAGGTGCATATCGTGTCAGGAGGACTACGACGCACATGATGGTGGCACCTGCAAGGAGTGCTACGACGAGGCCAACGATACGGAGGAGGATCTCAAGCGCGAGATCGAAGACCTCAGAGCCAAGGTCGCTTTTCTTAAGCTCTGTGATTCGATGGATTATCCCAACCATTACTCCACTGCCCCTACGCCCTATTCTACTCGCTTCTCCGACGTCATTTTGGTTGCATTGGAAGGTACTTCCGGTGCTCCTGCCCCGGCCGTCCCGGCTCATAAGGCTGTTCTG GCAAGTCGTTCCCCAGTATTCAGAGCCATGCTCGAGAATGAAATGGAAGAAAGTAGAAGCGGCACCATAAAGATCAACGATGTATCATACGAGGCCCTTCGTGCTTTTGTCAACTATTTGTACACAGCTGACGCTGATTTTAATGAGCATATGGCCTATTCCCTGCTAGTGTTAGCTGAAAAATATCAGGTAAATCATCTCAAGATCTGTTGTGAGAGGTTTCTGATATCCACTCTAAACTGGGATAATTTAATTGGGAGCTATGCCTTTGCCCACCAGCACAATGCTAAGCTTGTCCTCGAGGCATCCTTGTCAATGATAACGGAGAACATGGACAAGCTTACAAAAAGGGAGGAGTTTTTGGAGCTTAAGGAGAAAGATCCACACCTTATAGTTGAAATCTATGAAGCTTCTCTCTCAAAACAAGTCAATACAGCAGCCTGTAAAGATTCTTCTCAAAAGTCATAG
- the LOC115708328 gene encoding uncharacterized protein LOC115708328: MQTLSVASSSSSSSLTFGLRLRASWDTQQMVSYNPNAPKNPKKTPPVSKNPPPTVTLTASTARMVDSISEILKRPPVPPPQEMTKTDDLYLGYERWLPSPPKVKKPRSIYNAAALAYLGDCIYELYARRHFLFPPLSIEEFNDRVMAVVRCEAQDALLQKLLSDNYLTQQERDVLRWGKNIGNSVKTRTKKRAGVAVYNRASSLETLIGYLYLTNAKRLDEIMVKIGFSTDSSTQLILEESVGKSADSIAPRLS; the protein is encoded by the exons ATGCAAACCTTATCAgtggcttcttcttcttcctcgtctTCCTTAACTTTCGGACTGAGACTTAGGGCTTCATGGGACACTCAACAAATGGTTTCTTACAACCCCAATGCCCCCAAAAACCCCAAGAAAACCCCTCCCGTCTCCAAAAACCCTCCCCCGACTGTCACCTTAACTGCTTCAACCGCCCGAATGGTCGATTCCATTTCCGAAATTCTCAAGCGCCCACCGGTTCCACCGCCTCAAG AAATGACCAAAACGGATGATTTATACTTGGGATATGAAAGGTGGTTGCCTAGTCCTCCAAAAGTGAAGAAGCCTCGTTCCATTTACAATGCAGCAGCATTAGCATATCTTGGCGATTGCATTTACGAG CTATATGCCCGCAGGCATTTCTTGTTTCCTCCCCTGAGTATTGAAGAATTCAATGATCGTGTGATGGCAGTTGTACGGTGTGAAGCCCAA GATGCATTGCTTCAGAAACTTCTCAGTGATAATTACCTAACACAACAAGAAAG GGATGTTCTTCGGTGGGGAAAGAATATTGGGAATTCAGTAAAAACACGGACAAAAAAGCGTGCAGGTGTAGCAGTTTACAATAGAGCATCTTCACTAGAAACATTA ATTGGGTATCTCTACCTGACGAATGCAAAACGGTTGGACGAAATTATGGTTAAGATTGGATTCTCAACTGACTCCTCGACGCAGTTGATTTTGGAGGAATCAGTCG GCAAAAGCGCGGACAGTATTGCACCAAGGCTTTCATGA